In a genomic window of Methanogenium sp. S4BF:
- a CDS encoding carbohydrate kinase family protein encodes MISVVGHTTTDHLFTVPELIAKNHSTFITAHKVFYGGGAANIAAGIAMLGGTAELVTAVGGDFAGSEYDHWLAKLGVLRRFIVKPEMHSSTCYLFNDGTDDQITYFEWGASEALNDAEAPVLDRVHLAPSEPDFCVRVAEKASWVSFDPGQDLVRFSRDQICGILQRTDLLFVNRHEAERICAIGGFSREELIAMVPRVIITMSADGSLLYQDEEEVHVPSVPVTLVDPTGAGDAFRAGFLTAEKRGYDPVTAVEIGTTAASFVVEMAGCQTNLPDWERMAARYRTHFGALSPVPLP; translated from the coding sequence ATGATCTCGGTTGTGGGTCACACCACCACGGATCATCTCTTTACGGTTCCCGAACTGATTGCAAAGAATCATTCTACGTTTATTACCGCACACAAGGTCTTCTACGGCGGCGGTGCGGCAAATATTGCGGCAGGTATCGCCATGTTGGGCGGGACGGCCGAACTGGTGACGGCGGTTGGCGGCGATTTTGCCGGCAGCGAGTATGATCACTGGCTTGCAAAACTCGGCGTGCTGCGCCGGTTTATTGTGAAACCGGAGATGCATTCCTCGACCTGCTATCTCTTCAATGACGGGACCGACGACCAGATCACCTACTTTGAATGGGGTGCGTCCGAGGCGCTCAACGACGCAGAGGCGCCGGTCCTGGACCGCGTGCATCTGGCGCCGAGTGAGCCGGATTTCTGTGTGCGTGTGGCAGAGAAGGCCTCGTGGGTCTCGTTTGATCCGGGGCAGGACCTGGTGCGGTTCTCCCGTGACCAGATCTGCGGGATTTTGCAGCGCACCGACCTGCTCTTTGTGAACCGGCACGAGGCCGAACGCATCTGTGCAATCGGCGGGTTCTCCCGTGAGGAGCTGATTGCGATGGTGCCGCGGGTGATCATCACCATGTCTGCGGACGGCAGTCTGCTCTATCAGGACGAAGAAGAGGTGCATGTGCCCTCCGTTCCGGTGACGCTCGTCGACCCGACGGGTGCCGGGGATGCCTTCCGTGCGGGATTTCTGACGGCGGAGAAGCGGGGGTATGACCCGGTGACGGCCGTTGAAATCGGCACGACAGCCGCGTCCTTTGTGGTGGAGATGGCCGGGTGCCAGACGAACCTGCCGGACTGGGAACGGATGGCGGCACGCTACCGGACGCACTTTGGTGCACTGTCGCCGGTTCCTCTGCCCTGA
- a CDS encoding DUF555 domain-containing protein codes for MSDYRVTLESGWVVRDVDTLDDAIGIAIAEAGKRLNPKAKFVEIEIGQAICPFCEQELNNALIVANIALVGLSLEMKVFKAESEAHAERIAKSVIGQSLRDIPLKVIEVELIK; via the coding sequence ATGAGTGATTACCGCGTAACACTGGAATCCGGATGGGTTGTCCGCGATGTGGACACCCTCGACGATGCCATCGGCATTGCCATCGCTGAGGCCGGCAAACGGCTGAACCCGAAGGCGAAGTTTGTGGAGATTGAGATTGGGCAGGCAATATGCCCCTTCTGTGAACAGGAACTGAACAATGCCCTGATTGTGGCAAACATTGCACTGGTGGGTCTCTCCCTTGAGATGAAGGTCTTCAAGGCAGAATCCGAGGCACATGCCGAGCGGATCGCAAAGTCTGTTATCGGACAGTCCCTGCGTGACATTCCGCTGAAGGTCATCGAGGTTGAACTGATAAAATGA
- a CDS encoding nitroreductase family protein gives MDSSEFQGFLRTRSSVREYTAEDLTSEEIAAVVRAAERAPSAGNRESWDVVIVTDEGIREDLSDAAFQQQHLMQAPCIFVVCANYVRSMSQYGERGILYAVQDATIAATYMMLGAHAGGLQTCWTGAFDEEAVSEVLGLPEHIRPLVLLAAGKGHLPPSHAGRMPIGEHVHENIW, from the coding sequence ATGGATTCCTCTGAATTTCAGGGATTCCTGCGGACACGTTCATCGGTCCGTGAGTATACTGCCGAGGACCTCACCTCCGAGGAAATCGCAGCGGTCGTGCGTGCGGCGGAGCGGGCCCCTTCGGCGGGCAACCGTGAGTCGTGGGATGTGGTCATCGTCACCGACGAGGGCATCCGTGAAGACCTCTCTGACGCGGCGTTTCAGCAGCAGCACCTGATGCAGGCGCCCTGCATCTTTGTGGTCTGTGCCAATTATGTCCGCTCGATGTCGCAGTACGGGGAGCGCGGCATTCTCTATGCCGTGCAGGACGCGACGATTGCCGCGACCTATATGATGCTCGGGGCCCATGCGGGCGGTCTGCAGACCTGCTGGACAGGCGCCTTCGATGAGGAGGCGGTCTCTGAAGTGCTGGGGCTCCCCGAACATATCCGTCCGCTGGTTCTGCTGGCGGCAGGCAAAGGTCATCTGCCCCCGTCCCATGCGGGCAGGATGCCCATTGGCGAGCACGTACACGAAAATATCTGGTAA
- a CDS encoding DUF5350 domain-containing protein yields MGKTGTTKWTQIKSVTGQVRLVPAKETNYKKPGPNQRFKTGNQLKKALRASQDDGRRGGRGGARGGARGGARGGRGRGPENDPRFRRRIRRSPASIKGSK; encoded by the coding sequence ATGGGAAAAACAGGAACTACAAAGTGGACGCAGATTAAAAGCGTAACGGGTCAGGTCAGACTGGTCCCGGCAAAGGAAACCAACTATAAGAAGCCCGGTCCCAACCAGCGGTTTAAGACCGGTAACCAGCTGAAGAAGGCACTGCGTGCATCCCAGGATGACGGACGCAGAGGCGGACGCGGCGGTGCACGTGGCGGCGCTCGCGGCGGTGCACGCGGCGGCAGGGGCAGAGGCCCTGAAAACGACCCACGGTTCCGCAGGAGAATCCGTCGTTCCCCGGCATCCATCAAAGGATCCAAATAG
- the gatE gene encoding Glu-tRNA(Gln) amidotransferase subunit GatE, which produces MDFDYAALGLKAGIEIHQQLDTREKLFCHCPTVLRDVAEHNGEFFRYLRATVSEMGEIDRAAREEMMVMRPFSYYAYDTTCLVENDEEPPAPLNPEALELALTFGRMMGMTPVEQVHVMRKLVIDGSNTSGFQRTALVALNGSLPMGARIESICLEEEAAQRVEGDTFSLDRLGIPLAEITTAPDMHTPEAVKEVAAYIGMLLRSTMKVKRGIGTIRQDVNISIREGARVEIKGVQELRLIEEVVRREVQRQVNLVAIREELLSRGASVDEQSHDVTALFKETGSAILKRAKTIHAVCLRGYAGLVGCEIQPGRRLGSEMSDYAKKCGVGGLFHTDELPAYGVTEAEVAALKAAVGAGPDDCVVLVADAKKKVVCAIEQVRRRAQMAMDGVPEETRKMLEEGSTAYMRPLPGAARMYPETDVLPVTVTDVYYNGLVLPELLSEKADRFAAEMGLDLSLARQMVYSRRCALFEEAVSRGVKSTLAARTLLGTLKELSRDGADVAAVPDEGLLDLLLRVENGAVAKEAIPPVIRALSEGADIAAAIEAVAPSISREEVRAVICATIAERDAFVREQGMRAVGPLMGVVMKELRGRADGKVISELLKEELAKIT; this is translated from the coding sequence ATGGACTTTGATTATGCGGCACTGGGCCTGAAGGCAGGCATTGAGATTCACCAGCAGCTCGACACGCGGGAGAAGCTCTTCTGCCACTGCCCGACCGTCCTGCGGGATGTCGCGGAGCACAACGGCGAGTTCTTCCGCTATCTCCGGGCGACGGTCTCCGAGATGGGTGAGATTGACCGGGCGGCCCGCGAGGAGATGATGGTCATGCGCCCGTTCTCCTACTATGCGTATGACACCACCTGTCTGGTGGAGAACGACGAGGAGCCGCCGGCGCCCCTGAACCCCGAGGCGCTGGAGCTGGCACTGACCTTTGGACGGATGATGGGCATGACGCCGGTCGAACAGGTGCATGTGATGCGCAAACTGGTCATCGACGGCTCCAACACGAGCGGGTTCCAGCGGACGGCTCTGGTGGCGCTCAACGGCTCTCTCCCCATGGGGGCCCGGATTGAGTCCATCTGCCTCGAAGAGGAGGCGGCCCAGCGGGTGGAGGGCGACACCTTCTCCCTCGACCGTCTCGGTATCCCCCTCGCAGAGATAACGACCGCTCCCGACATGCACACGCCGGAGGCGGTGAAGGAGGTGGCCGCCTACATCGGGATGCTTTTGCGTTCGACGATGAAGGTGAAGCGCGGCATCGGCACTATCCGGCAGGATGTGAACATCTCCATCCGCGAGGGTGCCCGTGTCGAGATCAAAGGCGTCCAGGAACTCCGGCTCATCGAGGAAGTGGTCCGGCGTGAGGTGCAGCGGCAGGTGAATCTGGTTGCCATCCGCGAGGAACTCCTGTCACGGGGCGCCTCGGTGGATGAGCAGTCCCATGACGTGACCGCGCTCTTTAAAGAGACCGGCTCAGCCATCCTGAAACGGGCGAAGACGATTCATGCGGTCTGCCTCCGCGGGTATGCCGGCCTTGTCGGGTGCGAGATTCAGCCCGGCAGGCGTCTCGGGAGCGAGATGTCTGACTACGCGAAGAAATGCGGCGTGGGCGGGCTCTTCCATACCGATGAACTGCCTGCCTACGGGGTCACCGAAGCCGAGGTCGCCGCGCTGAAGGCAGCCGTCGGTGCGGGGCCGGATGACTGTGTCGTCCTCGTCGCCGATGCCAAAAAGAAGGTCGTCTGCGCCATCGAACAGGTGCGGCGGCGTGCGCAGATGGCGATGGACGGGGTGCCGGAGGAGACGCGCAAGATGCTTGAGGAGGGCAGCACGGCGTATATGCGGCCCCTGCCCGGTGCGGCCCGGATGTACCCGGAGACCGATGTGCTGCCGGTGACGGTCACCGACGTCTACTATAACGGGCTTGTGCTGCCGGAACTGCTCTCCGAGAAGGCGGACCGGTTTGCAGCGGAGATGGGGCTGGACCTGTCCCTTGCCCGCCAGATGGTCTATTCCCGCCGGTGCGCCCTCTTTGAAGAGGCGGTCAGCCGGGGCGTGAAGTCCACGCTTGCGGCACGCACCCTTCTGGGGACGTTAAAGGAGCTCTCCCGTGACGGAGCGGATGTCGCGGCCGTGCCGGATGAGGGGCTTTTGGACCTCCTTCTCCGGGTGGAGAACGGGGCGGTTGCAAAGGAGGCCATTCCGCCGGTCATCCGCGCCCTCTCGGAAGGGGCGGATATCGCAGCGGCCATCGAGGCGGTGGCGCCCTCCATCAGCCGGGAAGAGGTGCGTGCAGTCATCTGCGCCACCATTGCCGAGCGCGATGCATTTGTCCGTGAACAGGGCATGCGTGCCGTGGGCCCCCTGATGGGGGTTGTGATGAAAGAGCTTCGCGGACGGGCGGACGGAAAGGTCATCTCAGAACTGCTGAAAGAGGAACTGGCAAAGATCACCTGA
- the gatD gene encoding Glu-tRNA(Gln) amidotransferase subunit GatD, which translates to MESGTQVTCRYAGADLEGTYITDRDGMAVIKLNSGYNIGVDPSCLTVAAPPEETVAAGAISVRQDTSLPQLSIISTGGTIASRVDYRTGAVTSQFTADDIMRAIPGLADIAQFRSEVLATILSENMTPAIWQTLAQSICAEIKNGAEGVIVTHGTDTMAYSAAAVSFMLDTPVPVVFVGSQRSADRPSSDNVMNGLASAAAATSDLGEVAVVMHASTNDDTCAIHRGTRVRKMHTSRRDAFQSFGMGHIGSVAYPSLDVTLSADAVRRRPDTEPVLAAKLEEKVGLSTFYPGMHPDVIHAFDGYRGLVVSGTGLGHTSAPVIDAIRSLTDAGTVVVMTSQCLNGRVCDRVYDTGRDLLAAGVVEGEEMLPEVACVKLMWVLGQTTDTEEAARLMATPLRGEFTRCSENGL; encoded by the coding sequence ATGGAATCAGGAACACAGGTGACCTGCCGGTATGCCGGGGCAGACCTCGAAGGTACATATATAACAGACCGCGACGGCATGGCGGTCATCAAACTGAACAGCGGATACAATATCGGGGTGGACCCCTCATGCCTGACGGTGGCCGCACCGCCGGAGGAGACGGTGGCGGCAGGGGCGATCAGTGTCAGACAGGATACTTCTCTCCCGCAGCTCTCCATCATCTCCACCGGCGGAACGATCGCAAGCCGCGTGGACTACCGGACGGGTGCGGTGACGAGCCAGTTCACCGCAGACGACATCATGCGGGCCATCCCCGGCCTTGCCGATATCGCACAGTTCCGTTCCGAGGTGCTCGCGACCATTCTCTCCGAGAATATGACGCCTGCCATCTGGCAGACGCTTGCACAGAGCATCTGTGCAGAGATTAAAAACGGTGCGGAGGGTGTCATCGTGACTCACGGCACCGATACGATGGCCTACTCGGCAGCGGCGGTCTCCTTTATGCTGGACACCCCGGTGCCGGTGGTCTTTGTCGGCTCCCAGCGGTCTGCGGACCGTCCGTCCAGTGACAATGTGATGAACGGGCTTGCAAGCGCTGCCGCCGCCACCTCCGATCTGGGTGAGGTGGCTGTGGTGATGCATGCGTCCACCAACGACGACACCTGCGCCATCCACCGGGGGACGCGGGTGCGCAAGATGCACACCTCGCGGCGTGACGCCTTCCAGAGCTTCGGGATGGGGCACATCGGGTCGGTGGCCTACCCCTCGCTTGACGTGACGCTCTCGGCGGATGCGGTGCGCAGGCGGCCGGACACCGAACCGGTGCTCGCAGCGAAACTGGAGGAGAAGGTCGGGCTTTCGACCTTCTATCCCGGCATGCACCCGGACGTGATTCATGCGTTTGACGGATACCGTGGTCTGGTGGTCTCCGGCACCGGTCTGGGCCACACCTCCGCCCCGGTGATTGATGCGATACGCTCGCTCACCGACGCGGGCACCGTGGTGGTCATGACCTCCCAGTGCCTCAACGGCCGCGTCTGCGACCGGGTCTATGACACCGGGCGTGACCTGCTGGCCGCCGGTGTGGTGGAAGGCGAGGAGATGCTGCCTGAAGTGGCCTGTGTCAAACTGATGTGGGTCCTCGGGCAGACGACAGATACCGAAGAGGCGGCCCGCCTGATGGCGACGCCGCTGCGTGGTGAATTTACGAGGTGTTCTGAGAATGGACTTTGA
- the argH gene encoding argininosuccinate lyase: MSSDPVRRGRLTGGRPAEVAAFLSSMEADRWIADADVRVDIAHLLMLDRQGIIERDASSAVMAALLGMYEHGVPETVFDDEYEDVHAGIEASLIAASGMDKGGRLHMGRSRNDEVATCIRIRLRSELLAHLEGLTSLRAALLEQAGNHTETVMPGFTHLQHAQPTTLGHYLLAYEQALSRDFERLVDAYIRVNRSPLGAAAFASTGYPIDREMTAGLLGFPDLMLNTMDAVSARDFVIETAAACTILMSTLSRLAEEIVLWSSAFVRFVTLDDAYCSTSSIMPQKKNPDTAEIMRGKSGAVAGAFTAAFTAVKGLPMSYNRDLQDVTPSLWRAVAESGACIGIATGIISTATFHPERMREEAGRGFSTATELADVLVREFGLPFRAAHNIIGRAVRSGEITLAVLEAAARDLSGISLAERGLTEERIAEALDVDVSVRMRSAPGGPAPATVTGALSMRDLALEEDRIWVRSEQKRLQDAEDAMIRDARKLVDES; this comes from the coding sequence ATGTCGAGCGATCCGGTGAGGAGGGGGCGGCTTACGGGCGGACGGCCCGCTGAAGTGGCTGCCTTCCTCTCGTCAATGGAAGCGGACCGGTGGATTGCCGATGCGGATGTCAGGGTTGATATTGCTCATCTCCTGATGCTGGACCGGCAGGGCATCATCGAACGGGACGCGTCATCAGCGGTCATGGCCGCACTGCTTGGGATGTATGAACACGGTGTGCCGGAGACGGTCTTTGACGACGAGTATGAGGATGTGCACGCCGGTATTGAGGCGTCCCTGATCGCTGCGTCCGGCATGGACAAGGGCGGCCGCCTGCACATGGGGCGGTCACGGAATGACGAGGTGGCGACCTGCATCCGTATCCGGCTCAGGAGTGAGCTTCTCGCCCATCTGGAGGGGCTCACCTCCCTGCGGGCGGCACTTCTGGAGCAGGCGGGCAATCATACGGAGACGGTGATGCCGGGGTTCACCCATCTCCAGCATGCCCAGCCCACCACCCTCGGGCACTATCTGCTGGCCTACGAACAGGCGCTCTCCCGCGACTTTGAGCGTCTGGTGGATGCCTATATCCGGGTGAACCGGTCGCCTCTTGGTGCGGCGGCGTTCGCCTCCACCGGCTACCCGATTGACCGGGAGATGACTGCCGGACTGCTGGGGTTCCCGGACCTCATGCTCAATACGATGGATGCGGTCTCCGCCCGTGACTTTGTCATCGAGACGGCTGCCGCCTGCACGATCCTCATGTCCACCCTTTCCCGGCTGGCAGAGGAGATTGTGCTCTGGAGCTCTGCCTTTGTCCGGTTTGTGACGCTCGACGATGCATACTGCTCGACCAGCTCGATTATGCCGCAGAAGAAGAACCCGGACACCGCAGAGATCATGCGGGGCAAGAGCGGTGCGGTCGCAGGCGCCTTCACGGCGGCCTTCACCGCGGTGAAGGGCCTTCCGATGAGCTACAACCGCGACCTGCAGGACGTGACCCCCTCCCTCTGGCGGGCGGTGGCAGAGTCCGGCGCCTGCATCGGCATCGCCACCGGCATCATCAGCACCGCCACCTTCCACCCGGAGCGGATGCGTGAGGAGGCGGGCCGGGGCTTTTCAACCGCAACCGAGCTGGCGGATGTTCTGGTGCGGGAATTCGGCCTCCCCTTCCGGGCGGCCCACAATATCATCGGCCGTGCGGTCCGGAGCGGGGAGATCACCCTTGCCGTTCTGGAAGCAGCGGCTCGTGACCTCTCCGGCATCTCTCTTGCGGAGCGCGGCCTCACGGAGGAGCGTATTGCAGAAGCCCTCGATGTGGACGTGAGCGTGCGGATGCGCAGCGCACCCGGCGGCCCGGCACCGGCAACGGTGACCGGCGCCCTCTCGATGCGGGACCTTGCCCTCGAAGAGGACCGGATCTGGGTCCGCTCCGAACAGAAACGCCTGCAGGATGCAGAAGATGCGATGATTAGAGACGCACGGAAACTGGTTGACGAATCATGA
- a CDS encoding ABC transporter substrate-binding protein, with the protein MKSKGLLILAVCAIAAVILVAGCTDTGTTTPEKDSLSFGYQPSTHQIAYMVAKEKGWWEADLAPLGITTIEDHKFPTGAPEMQSMLSGDIDVAYVGAAPVISALATGLDAKIIAAVQVQGSDLVIRPEFNYTAPEDLKGLTIATFPPGTIQDTVLRDWLQSNGINPDTDVDIRPMGPGDATVAISEGAVDAVFLPHPAPATIVAEGNGYIAVHSGVMQPDHACCALVVSGDLIRNHPDIVEQIVKTHIKATDYAIANQDEAAQIYYDMNKVDIAVIKDSFETWDGRWITDPSIIVESVVDYTQVQADLGYIDRPLTEDEIFDLSFYQKATEA; encoded by the coding sequence ATGAAATCGAAAGGACTCTTAATTCTGGCCGTCTGCGCCATCGCCGCAGTTATACTCGTGGCCGGCTGCACAGACACCGGCACGACCACACCTGAGAAAGACTCTCTCTCCTTCGGCTACCAGCCGTCAACCCACCAGATTGCATACATGGTGGCAAAGGAGAAGGGATGGTGGGAAGCAGACCTTGCACCCTTAGGCATCACCACCATTGAAGACCACAAGTTCCCGACCGGCGCACCTGAGATGCAGTCCATGCTCTCCGGCGACATCGACGTCGCATATGTCGGTGCAGCACCGGTCATCTCGGCACTTGCCACCGGCCTTGACGCAAAAATCATCGCTGCAGTGCAGGTGCAGGGATCAGACCTTGTCATCCGGCCTGAATTCAACTACACCGCCCCTGAAGACCTGAAGGGCCTCACCATCGCCACCTTCCCGCCGGGCACCATTCAGGACACCGTCCTGCGTGACTGGCTCCAGTCAAACGGCATCAACCCCGACACTGACGTAGACATCCGCCCGATGGGCCCCGGTGACGCCACGGTAGCCATCTCAGAAGGCGCTGTGGACGCAGTATTCCTGCCGCACCCCGCACCCGCCACCATCGTCGCGGAAGGCAACGGATACATCGCCGTTCATTCCGGCGTAATGCAGCCTGACCATGCCTGCTGTGCCCTTGTCGTCTCCGGCGACCTCATCCGCAACCACCCTGACATTGTGGAGCAGATTGTGAAGACCCACATCAAAGCAACCGACTATGCCATCGCAAATCAGGACGAGGCAGCCCAGATCTACTACGACATGAACAAGGTCGACATCGCAGTCATCAAGGACTCGTTTGAAACATGGGACGGACGCTGGATAACAGACCCATCCATCATCGTCGAATCCGTTGTTGATTACACCCAGGTGCAGGCAGACCTCGGCTACATCGACCGCCCGCTCACCGAAGATGAAATATTTGATCTGTCCTTCTACCAGAAGGCTACAGAAGCCTAA
- a CDS encoding ABC transporter permease, translating into MRKQKKHTYRNILIPLASVAVVILIWQIVAVYVVGNMFKLPSFTDVVAAFIRDMFGPRGTLPTDIAVSLYHFAIGMAAALLVGIPTGVCMGWFRDIDMALNPIVEIIRPIPPLAWIPFAIIWFGLTHAAAGFIIFIGAVFPIIVNTYTGFRNVPKVFIEAGKVLGCTKDISLIRKIGFPSSIPEITAGIRVSMGIGWMCLVGAEIFGAGTGKYGLGKNLWTYYNLHQMDSVVVYMLVLGVIGIVIDILFRHYVNKQTVRWQNNME; encoded by the coding sequence ATGCGTAAACAGAAAAAACACACCTACCGGAACATCCTGATACCACTCGCCTCAGTAGCGGTGGTCATCCTTATCTGGCAGATCGTTGCCGTCTACGTAGTCGGAAACATGTTTAAACTGCCCAGTTTCACCGATGTTGTTGCCGCATTCATCAGGGACATGTTCGGTCCGCGGGGCACCCTCCCCACAGATATCGCAGTGAGCCTGTATCACTTTGCAATCGGCATGGCAGCAGCGCTTCTTGTCGGTATTCCGACCGGTGTGTGCATGGGCTGGTTCCGCGACATCGACATGGCACTGAACCCGATCGTCGAGATTATCCGGCCCATACCGCCCCTGGCATGGATCCCGTTTGCCATCATCTGGTTCGGCCTCACGCATGCCGCAGCGGGATTCATCATCTTCATCGGCGCAGTCTTCCCCATCATCGTCAACACCTATACGGGCTTCCGCAATGTCCCGAAGGTCTTTATCGAGGCGGGAAAGGTGCTCGGGTGCACAAAGGACATCTCCCTTATCCGGAAGATTGGATTCCCTTCATCCATCCCCGAAATAACCGCAGGCATCCGTGTCTCCATGGGCATCGGATGGATGTGTCTTGTCGGCGCCGAGATCTTCGGTGCGGGCACCGGAAAATACGGACTGGGGAAGAACCTCTGGACCTATTACAACCTCCACCAGATGGACAGCGTGGTCGTCTACATGCTGGTACTGGGTGTCATCGGCATCGTCATTGACATCCTCTTCCGGCATTACGTAAACAAACAGACCGTCCGGTGGCAGAACAATATGGAGTGA
- a CDS encoding ABC transporter ATP-binding protein produces MAVVSVQHVTKTFPRDEGEPTVALKDVNLEIGEKEFICIVGASGCGKTTLLRIIAGLETTTEGTILLNGVPVEGTDTDRGMVFQEYSLFPWKSVIDNIAFGLEMRGIPKTERREKAEKYLKIIHLEQFRDAYPHELSGGMRQRVAIARALANEPKVLLMDEPFGALDAQTRNVMQRELLEIWEETQKTVIFVTHSVDEAVFLADKIVILSPRPGKIEEVISVDLPRMRDRTAPEFAELRKHILETMEESAHIR; encoded by the coding sequence ATGGCAGTTGTATCAGTTCAGCACGTAACCAAGACGTTTCCGCGCGACGAAGGAGAACCGACCGTCGCACTCAAAGACGTGAACCTGGAGATTGGAGAGAAGGAGTTCATCTGCATCGTCGGCGCGTCCGGGTGCGGAAAGACCACCCTCCTGCGCATCATCGCAGGCCTTGAGACCACCACGGAAGGGACAATCCTCCTCAACGGGGTGCCCGTCGAAGGGACGGATACCGACCGCGGCATGGTCTTCCAGGAGTATTCCCTCTTCCCGTGGAAGAGTGTCATCGACAACATCGCATTCGGCCTTGAGATGCGGGGCATCCCAAAGACGGAGCGAAGGGAGAAGGCGGAGAAATACCTGAAAATCATCCATCTCGAACAGTTCAGGGATGCCTACCCGCACGAACTCTCCGGGGGCATGCGCCAGCGGGTCGCCATTGCACGTGCTCTCGCAAACGAACCGAAGGTCCTTTTAATGGACGAACCCTTCGGCGCACTGGACGCACAGACCCGCAATGTGATGCAGCGCGAACTCCTGGAAATCTGGGAGGAGACGCAGAAGACCGTCATCTTTGTGACCCACAGTGTGGACGAAGCGGTGTTTCTTGCGGATAAAATCGTCATCCTGAGCCCCCGGCCCGGTAAAATAGAGGAGGTCATTTCTGTTGACCTGCCACGCATGCGTGACCGGACCGCACCAGAATTTGCCGAATTGCGCAAACACATTCTGGAAACCATGGAAGAGAGTGCCCACATTCGGTAA
- a CDS encoding 50S ribosomal protein L16 has translation MVRKPAVMYRSVTKRAYTRRKYMGGVPGSKIVQFDMGNLRADFPVAVSIQVDEKCQIRHTALEAARVNVNRKLIKDVGRMNFHLKLRTYPHHVLRENKQATGAGADRVSEGMRMAFGKAVGTAARVEVNQKIFTCYTTEANAEKVKEIMKHGIQKLPSPGRIVIERTN, from the coding sequence ATGGTCCGAAAACCAGCAGTAATGTATAGATCTGTCACAAAGAGGGCATACACACGCCGAAAATATATGGGCGGCGTCCCTGGAAGCAAGATTGTGCAGTTCGATATGGGCAACCTGAGAGCTGATTTCCCGGTTGCTGTTTCAATCCAGGTCGATGAGAAATGCCAGATTCGCCACACCGCACTGGAAGCAGCCCGTGTTAACGTCAACAGGAAGCTTATCAAAGATGTCGGCAGAATGAATTTCCACCTCAAGCTGCGCACCTACCCTCACCATGTTCTCCGTGAGAACAAGCAGGCAACCGGTGCCGGTGCTGACCGTGTCTCAGAAGGTATGAGAATGGCATTCGGCAAGGCAGTCGGTACAGCAGCACGTGTTGAAGTCAACCAGAAGATCTTCACCTGCTACACCACCGAGGCAAACGCTGAGAAGGTGAAGGAGATCATGAAGCACGGCATCCAGAAGCTTCCGTCTCCCGGCAGAATCGTCATCGAAAGAACCAACTAA
- a CDS encoding fumarate hydratase, whose product MPGLTDQKSLRTAVAQATLQALREAEIHLPDDVKQALERAYAAEDNPVARSELEAIRENIRMAESRNVPLCQDTGVPVVYITIPPDVPFTDAIREGVEDGVRQATAEIPLRPNVVSPCTRENTGTNCGMGMPAVHCTPGEAFTLTVLPKGAGSENVSALRMFLPSETRAIKRFITETVLRAGGKPCPPVILGIGIGSTADGAAALAKEALLTPLGEMNPLEQEIYDAVNALGIGPMGLGGKTTCLGVRIREGGCHTASLPVALNVQCWAARRATVEVNYP is encoded by the coding sequence ATGCCCGGATTAACTGATCAAAAGAGTCTGCGCACCGCCGTTGCACAGGCAACCCTGCAGGCACTCAGGGAGGCGGAGATACACCTCCCGGACGATGTAAAACAAGCGCTGGAGCGGGCATATGCCGCAGAAGACAATCCGGTCGCGAGAAGCGAACTGGAGGCGATTCGGGAGAACATCAGGATGGCGGAGAGCCGGAATGTCCCCCTCTGCCAGGATACCGGCGTCCCTGTCGTCTACATCACCATCCCGCCGGACGTCCCGTTCACGGACGCCATCCGGGAAGGGGTGGAGGACGGCGTACGGCAGGCGACCGCAGAGATTCCGCTCCGCCCCAACGTCGTCTCCCCGTGCACACGGGAGAACACGGGCACCAACTGCGGGATGGGCATGCCTGCGGTGCACTGCACGCCGGGCGAGGCGTTCACCCTCACCGTGCTGCCGAAGGGGGCGGGGTCGGAGAACGTCTCCGCACTGCGGATGTTTCTGCCCTCGGAGACCAGGGCAATCAAACGGTTCATCACCGAGACGGTGCTGCGTGCCGGCGGAAAACCCTGCCCCCCGGTCATCCTCGGGATCGGCATCGGCTCCACCGCAGACGGGGCGGCGGCCCTTGCCAAAGAGGCCCTGCTCACCCCCCTCGGGGAGATGAACCCGCTCGAACAGGAGATCTATGACGCGGTAAACGCCCTCGGCATCGGGCCGATGGGGCTGGGCGGCAAAACGACCTGTCTCGGCGTGCGGATACGTGAGGGAGGCTGCCACACCGCCTCGCTCCCTGTTGCGCTCAATGTCCAGTGCTGGGCCGCCCGGCGGGCCACCGTTGAGGTGAACTATCCATGA